The Natrinema salaciae genome includes a window with the following:
- a CDS encoding aldo/keto reductase, which yields MEYTNLGTTGLEVSRLCLGCMNFGTGQPWMIHDREQSRAVIDRALELGITFFDTANVYSRGESEAILGDALAAADRDRSELVVATKVFGPMHEGPNGRGLSRKHVLDQAEASLERLGTDYIDLYQIHRWDDETPIEETLSALDSLVEAGDVRYVGASTMPAWKFMKALSAADVDNYERFVSMQCEYNLVDRHEEANVLPLCADQGIGVIPWSPLAGGFLTGKYERDGGHDSGRAATDEFMQKRFTEENWTVLERVREIAAARDATPAQVSLAWLLHTDIVDAPIVGPRTIDHLEDDAGALEIDLSESDRERLEAPITPAWNPEIGDV from the coding sequence ATGGAGTACACGAACCTCGGGACCACGGGACTGGAGGTCTCCCGTCTCTGTCTCGGCTGTATGAACTTCGGGACCGGCCAGCCGTGGATGATCCACGACCGCGAGCAGTCCCGCGCGGTGATCGACCGCGCGCTCGAACTCGGCATCACCTTCTTCGACACGGCGAACGTCTACTCGCGCGGCGAGAGCGAGGCGATCCTCGGCGACGCCCTCGCCGCTGCGGACCGCGACCGGTCCGAACTCGTCGTCGCGACGAAGGTGTTCGGCCCGATGCACGAGGGGCCGAACGGACGGGGACTCTCCCGGAAACACGTCCTCGATCAAGCCGAGGCGAGCCTCGAGCGGCTGGGAACCGACTACATCGACCTCTATCAGATCCACCGCTGGGACGACGAGACGCCGATCGAGGAGACGCTCTCGGCGCTCGACTCCCTCGTGGAGGCGGGCGACGTCCGGTACGTCGGCGCGAGCACGATGCCGGCCTGGAAGTTCATGAAGGCGCTGTCCGCGGCCGACGTCGACAACTACGAGCGCTTCGTCTCGATGCAGTGCGAGTACAACCTCGTCGACCGCCACGAGGAGGCGAACGTACTGCCCCTCTGTGCCGATCAGGGGATCGGCGTCATCCCCTGGTCGCCGCTGGCCGGCGGCTTCCTGACGGGCAAGTACGAGCGGGACGGCGGCCACGACTCGGGCCGGGCCGCGACGGACGAGTTCATGCAGAAGCGGTTCACCGAGGAGAACTGGACCGTCCTCGAGCGGGTTCGCGAGATCGCCGCCGCCCGCGACGCGACGCCGGCACAGGTGTCGCTCGCCTGGTTGCTCCACACGGACATCGTCGACGCGCCTATCGTCGGCCCGCGGACGATCGATCACCTCGAAGACGACGCGGGCGCGCTCGAGATCGATCTCTCCGAGTCGGACAGAGAGCGGTTAGAAGCGCCGATCACGCCGGCCTGGAACCCCGAAATCGGTGACGTGTGA
- a CDS encoding outer membrane protein assembly factor BamB family protein, translating into MTERAAGPRDADGDPDSRSVDAAAESTPTDAGRPVRERSGARVTRRQLLRTAGTAGIVGLAGCAGRQYRTPPDCSSVAAAAGGDGYEPLPADDGISMFRRGLRRYGYYPEETVPSAVRVDWSFPTNRIGHTAAKSTPRPTPDGETILVASDTGRIDAVAPTGERRWRIDTGASRSLGFHGTPAIVDGTAYIGGYDGDCYAIDIASGDVIWRTSAREFGGAIAIGSSPAYIDGTLYLLAEYSDPASGALWELDAATGNPTWSDDRLWGMPHPSPAIDCRAGRLVTGSNDGVVYCWEFPSLEFAWSFQAGGEGGPNGEAMADGRFHLGAQIKGTIPIYDGAAFVGSWDGRFYRLDIADGSEEWSFETGRVIMSNPAIDPDRGVVYVGSDDSFVYALDAGTGDELWSADVGGRVIGSITATAETILVGSYDTHLYALDRATGERRWRVENRGHVTSGAIPRGDRIYYAERGRFSNYDDDEAETVLEEPGQAYCLVPDE; encoded by the coding sequence GTGACCGAGCGCGCTGCAGGCCCGCGGGACGCCGACGGCGATCCGGATTCGCGGTCTGTCGACGCCGCTGCGGAGTCGACGCCGACCGACGCCGGTCGGCCCGTCCGCGAACGCAGCGGTGCTCGAGTCACCAGGCGACAGCTTCTCCGTACCGCGGGAACCGCCGGGATCGTCGGGCTCGCCGGCTGTGCGGGCCGCCAGTACCGAACGCCGCCGGACTGCTCGTCCGTCGCTGCCGCCGCGGGCGGAGACGGGTACGAGCCGCTTCCGGCGGACGACGGGATCTCGATGTTCCGGCGCGGGTTGCGCCGGTACGGCTACTACCCCGAGGAAACCGTTCCCTCGGCGGTTCGCGTCGACTGGTCGTTCCCGACCAACCGCATCGGTCACACCGCGGCCAAGTCGACGCCGCGGCCGACGCCGGACGGGGAGACGATCCTCGTCGCGAGCGACACCGGCCGGATCGACGCCGTCGCGCCGACCGGCGAGCGACGCTGGCGCATCGACACGGGCGCGTCCCGAAGCCTCGGGTTCCACGGGACGCCGGCGATCGTCGACGGTACCGCCTACATCGGCGGCTACGACGGCGACTGCTACGCCATCGATATCGCCTCCGGCGACGTGATCTGGCGGACGTCGGCACGCGAATTCGGTGGCGCGATCGCGATCGGCTCGAGCCCCGCCTACATCGACGGGACGCTCTACCTGCTCGCCGAGTACAGCGACCCCGCCAGCGGTGCGCTCTGGGAGCTCGACGCGGCGACCGGGAATCCGACGTGGAGCGACGATCGCCTCTGGGGGATGCCCCATCCGTCGCCCGCGATCGACTGTCGGGCCGGCCGGCTCGTGACCGGTTCGAACGACGGCGTCGTCTACTGCTGGGAGTTTCCCTCCCTCGAGTTCGCCTGGTCGTTTCAGGCGGGCGGCGAGGGCGGCCCCAACGGCGAGGCCATGGCCGACGGTCGGTTCCACCTCGGCGCACAGATCAAGGGCACGATCCCGATCTACGACGGGGCGGCGTTCGTCGGCTCCTGGGACGGCCGCTTCTACCGGCTCGACATCGCGGACGGCAGCGAGGAGTGGTCGTTCGAGACCGGTCGCGTCATCATGTCGAACCCGGCGATCGATCCCGACCGGGGGGTCGTCTACGTCGGCAGCGACGACAGCTTCGTCTACGCCCTCGACGCCGGCACGGGTGACGAACTGTGGTCGGCAGACGTCGGTGGTCGCGTCATCGGCTCGATAACCGCGACGGCCGAAACGATCCTCGTCGGCTCCTACGACACGCACCTGTACGCCCTCGACAGGGCGACCGGCGAGCGCCGCTGGCGGGTCGAAAACCGCGGACACGTCACCAGCGGCGCGATCCCGCGCGGCGACCGGATCTACTACGCCGAGCGAGGCCGCTTTTCGAACTACGACGACGACGAGGCGGAGACCGTGCTCGAGGAGCCCGGCCAGGCGTACTGTCTGGTACCCGACGAGTAA
- a CDS encoding 30S ribosomal protein S8e, with protein MQDQGRSTRKRTGGRLKNVRKRRKDELGRLPTETEVGEPRFRTVDARGNETKTRALSTDVASVNKGGETVSAEIEDVVENDANPNYIRRNIITKGAVIDTSEGRARVTSRPGQTGQVNAVLLD; from the coding sequence ATGCAAGACCAGGGACGCTCGACGCGCAAGCGAACCGGTGGCCGACTGAAGAACGTTCGAAAGCGCCGCAAAGACGAGCTCGGCCGACTCCCGACCGAGACGGAGGTCGGCGAGCCGCGGTTCCGAACCGTCGACGCTCGCGGAAACGAGACGAAGACGCGAGCGCTCTCGACGGACGTCGCGAGCGTCAACAAGGGCGGCGAAACGGTCTCCGCCGAGATCGAAGACGTCGTCGAGAACGACGCCAACCCGAACTACATCCGTCGGAACATCATCACGAAGGGTGCCGTCATCGACACGAGCGAGGGGCGCGCCCGCGTCACCTCCCGTCCCGGTCAGACCGGGCAGGTCAACGCCGTTCTCCTCGACTAA